The genomic window AAGTACAGACCCGGCTCGATCGTGAAGACCATGCCGGGGACGAGCTCGGCGTCCATCGACATCTCGCGGCGCGCCTGGGCGCAGTCGTGCACGTCCAGGCCCAGGTGGTGACTCGTCCCGTGGATCATCCAGCGGCGGTGGTAACCGCCCTCGGGGCCGAGCGAGTCGGCGGCGGTGACGCCCTCGGGCAGCAGTCCCCACTCCTCGACGCGCTGCGCGATGACCGCCATCGCGGCGTTGTGGACGTCGCGGAAGCGGCAGCCCGGCTCGTTCGCGCGGGCCAGGGCGGCCTTCGCGGCGTCGAGCACCGCCTGGTAGACGCGCCGCTGCGGCTCGGTGAAGCACCCGTCCACCGGGATCGTGCGCGTGACGTCCGCCGTGTAGAGCGAGTCGACCTCGACGCCGGCGTCGACTAGGACGAGCTCGCCGGAGCGCACGGCGCCGTCGTTGTTGATCCAGTGCAGGGTGTTCGCGTGGTCCCCGGCCGCGGCGATCGTGTCGTAGCCCAGGCCGTTTCCCTCCTCGCGGGCCCTCGCGCCGAAGGCTCCCTCGAGGACGCGCTCACCGCGCCAGTGGCCGGTGGCGCGCGGGATCGAGCGGATGAGGTCGTCGAAGCCGGCCTTCGTGGCGTCGACGGCCTTCTGGAGCTCGTCGACCTCCCAGGCGTCCTTGACGAGCCGCAGCTCGCTGGCGGCCTCGGCGAGGCCGTCGTCCACCTGGCTCGCGGCCTGCCCGGAGGCGAGGCCTGCGGCCTCGCGCACCTGGTCGACCAGGGCGGTGACGTTCTCATCGGCCTCGGCGATGACGCGCAGCTGGACGCCGTCGGCGCCGGCGTCCTTGGCGAGCGCGTCACCGAGCGTGTCGATGTGAGCGACGCGGATCCCCGTGGCCGCCTCGACCTCCTCGGCCGAGGGACGCACCCCCACCCAGAGCTCGCCGTAGCGCGGGTTGCCGTAGAACTCCTCGCTGGAGCGGGAGGCGCGCGGCCGGAAGTAGAGGACCGCCTCGTGCGTCGGCGCGCCGTCGGCCACCGGCTCGCCCGGCGCGGTCAGCGGCTCCAGGACGAGGACGGCGTCGGGCTCGAAGTCCGTGCCGGTGCCGGCCAGGTGCGCGAAGGCCGAGTGCGGGCGGAAGCGGTAGTCGCAGTCGTTGTTGCGGGTCTTGAGCGGCCCGGCCGGCAGGACGAGGCGCTCGCCCGGGAACCGGGCGCCCAGCGCCTCACGGCGGGCGGCGGCCCAGGGCGCGGAGGCGTTGCGCTCGGGAAGGTCGGAGGGCCGTGGGCCCCAGCCGGAGCCGATGAAGTCGCGGAACGCCTCGTTCTGAGGCTGGCGCGAGCGATTGTTGCCGCGCTGGGCGAGGGACTGCGGCTGCTCGGCCGCCGGGGTGGAGGACTGCTCGGACGTCGTCATGCGCTCATCCTCCCACCGGCGTCCCCGAGAAAGCGAACACCGACCTGGGTGCGCGCCTCCTCCAGGACCCGGACGACGGCGAGCGAGGCCGCCAGCGGGTGCAGGTCCGACTCGCGCGCGCCGGAGCGCACGAGTCGGCATACCTCCGCGAGCTCGCGGGCCAGAACCGGCGGGGCCCCGGCACCGTCCGGCACGACGGCGCCCGCCGGCCACGTCGCGTCGACCGGGAGGTGCTCGGCGCCGTCGGGCGTCCTCAGCGCGATCTCGCGCGGCCACTGGCAGTCGTCCAGCGTCAGCACGGCTCGGTCCGCCGCGACCTCGCTGAGCGTCCCGTTCGTCGAGGTCTTCGAGTGCAGACAGACGACCTCGAGGTCCGCGGGCGAGCCGTCGGGCAGGCGGTCGTACTCGAGGACGACGGTGCCGTGGGAGTCGGCGCCGGAGCGCAGGAGGCGGCCGGTGGCGCGGATCCGGACTGGCGCGCCGAAGAGGTGGATCGCCATCGAGATCGGGTAGACGCCGAGGTCCATGAGGCTGCCACCGCCGAGCGACGGGTCGAAGGCCGGCGGCAGCTCGCCGGCGCGGAAGCGGTCCATGCGCGAGGAGTACTGCTCCTTGACGAGCAGCGCCCGGTGCGGTCCGGCCTCGCCCGTGCCCAGGCGGGGGAGGGCCTCCCGGATCGCGGCGGTCCCCGGCTCGAAGGCCGGCAGCCAGCCCTCCATGAGGAAGCGGTCGGCGCGGCGGGCGGCGGCCACCATCGCCTCGGCCTCCTGGGCGCGCAGCGCGAAGGGCTTCTCCACGAGGACGTGGAAGCCGGCCTCCAGCGCCGCGACCGTCTGCTCGGCGTGCAGGGCGTTCGGGGAGCCGACGTAGACGACGTCGAAGGGGGTCGTGCCACCGGGTGCGCCGGCGGCCAGCATCTCGGGTAACGAGGAGTAGGAGGCGCCGATCCCGTGCTCGGCGGCGAAGGCGGCGGCCCGCTCGGCGTGCGCGGAGGTGACCGCGACGACCTCGACCTGCGGGAGGACGGCGGCCGCCTCCATGAACCAGCGGGCGATGAAGCCGGCGCCGACGACGCCGAAGCGGACGGGAGTGGTAGCGGGGGAGGTGCTCGTGCTCGTCATGCCCCGATCCTCCCATCCGGTGCGGCCCGCTGACGCGACCGAGACGCAACCACGACGGCCTCGTCCGACGGAGTCCCCGGCGCCAGCCGGTTCCTACACTGGCGATCGTGCGCATCGACCCCCACACCCACTCCGCCTTTTCGGACGGCACCGACGCCCCCGCCGAGCTCATGGCGCTCGCGGCGCAGGCGGGTCTCGACGTCGTCGGCCTCACCGACCACGACACGACCGCCGGCTGGGACGAGGCCGCCTCCGCCGTCGCCGCCAGTGGCGTCACCCTCCTGCGCGGCACCGAGATCTCCTGCTCCGCCGCTGGCGTCACCCTCCACCTGCTCGCCTACCTCTTCGACCCCGAGGACGCCGCCCTCGGCGCCGCCTTTGCCAGGGCGCGCGAGTCCCGCGCGACGCGCGCCCAGCGGATCGTCGAGCGCCTGTCCGCGGACTACCCGATCACCTGGGAGGACGTCCTCACGCAGGCGGCGTCGACCCGTACGATCGGCCGCCCCCACATCGCCGACGCCCTCGTCGCCGCCGGCTCCTTCCCGGACCGCAGCGCCGCCTTCGCCGGGCCGCTGGCCACCTCGAGCCCCTACTACGTCCACCACTGGGCCCTCGACCCGGTCGAGGCCTGCGAGCTCGTCCGCGGCGCCGGGGGCGTGCCGGTGGCCGCCCACCCGCGCGCCGGCAGGCGGCAGCGCCACCTCGTCCCCGACGAGACCTTCGCGGCCATGGCCGAGGCCGGGCTCGCCGCCCTCGAGGTCGACCACCGCGACCACGACCCCGCCCAGCGCGAGGCCGCCCGCGCCCTCGCCGAGCGCCTCGGCATCGGCATGTCCGGCTCCTCCGACTACCACGGCACCGGCAAGCCGAACCGGCTGGGCGAGAACCTCATGCCGGAGGGGCTCCTGACGCGGATCGTCGACGAGGGCGCCCTCTCGCTCATCAGGCCCTGACCGGGGCTGAGCGACGCCGGCCGCCGCGCACCGTACCCTTCACCCAGCACCACCCAGCACCCCGCGCCGCCCACGAGGCGGGCGACGGCCGGGCGCCACCAGCGCCGCACGCCGTCGCCGCGGGGCCGATCCCAGGAGACCCATCACCCGTGGCCGCGATCTTCGACCTCACCCTCTTCGCCACGTCCTTCATGACGATCCTCGTCATCCAGGACCCGCTCGGCGCGATCCCGATCTTCCTGTCGCTCACGAGCCGTCAGACCAGCGAGCAGCGGCGCCGCTCCGCTGGCCAGGCGACCCTCGTGTCCTTCGGCGTCATCCTCGTCTTCGCCATCTTCGGCCGCTACATCCTGCGGTTCCTCGGCATCACGGTGCCCGCCCTGCAGTTCTCCGGCGGCCTGCTGCTCCTCCTCGTCGCCCTCGAGCTCCTCACCGACAAGGTCGACGAGAGCCCCAACCCCGACGACTCGATCGCCAACGCGGCCCTCGTCCCGCTCGGCACCCCGCTGCTGGCCGGCCCCGGCGCGATCGTCGCAGCCATGGTCGCCGTCGAGTCGGCGTCGGAGCCGCTGGTCGGCTGGCTCACCGTGAGCCTCGCGCTCCTGGCCACGCACGTCGTCATCTGGCTGACGCTGCGCTTCTCCCTGCCGCTGCACCGGGTGCTCGGCGAGTCCATGATCCGCGTCCTCACGCGCATCTTCGGCCTCCTGCTCGCCGCCATCGCCGTCCAGATGATGGCCGACGGCGTCTTCGCCTACATCGACTCCCACTCCTGAGCGCACCGGCACCGGACCCGCCCCGGCGCGGCGAAGACGGACGGCCCGTCCCGGACGCTCCGGGGCGGGCCGTTCCGCGTCGTCGGGGTCCTCGACGACGGGCTCAGCGCTCGAGACGGGGGAAGAGCCGCTCGGCGGCGCTGTGGTTGATGGCACGCCCTGAGAGCTTCGGGTAGGCCCGCAGCATCGCCGCGAAGCTCCGACCGATCCACGGCGCCGCGAAGGGGTAGTCGGACCCGAAGACGACGTGCCCGGGCTTGGCGAAGCGGAGCAGCGCCGGCATCGAGGTGACGAAGGGCGTGAGCGCCGTGTCGTAGTAGAAGCGGCGCAGCAGCCGCAGCCCCTCGAGCGGCTTGCCGTTGACGGAGGCCGACTGGGCCACGCGCGGCGCCGCGTAGGGGATGATCCCGCCGCCGTGGGACAGGATCCATCGGATCCGCGGGTAGCGGTCCAGGACGCCGGATCGGCACAGGCTCACCGCCGCCCGCGTCGTGTCCAGCAGGAAGTCCGCGGCGTACGCGGGGATCCCGGGTGCCGCCCCGCCCGGCAGCTCCGAGGGGTGGATGAGGACGACGGCGTCGTGCTCGTCGAGGACCCTCATGAGCGGCTCGTAGGAGGCGTCCCCCAGGTAGGTGCCGCGGGCGTTGCCGAGGAGGACGACGCCGTCGGCCCCCAGTTCGTCCAGCGCGCGGACGGCCTCGTTGACCGAGGCGTCGACGTCTGGCAAGGGGATCGTGGCGAGGTGCCCGAAGGTCGCCGCGTGGGTGCGGACGATCTGGGTGGTGAAGTCGTTGAGGTCGCGGGCGACGGCGGCGGCGTCGGCGGCGGGCCACGGGTCGACGCCGGGTGTGGAGACCGAGAGCAGCGCGGTGCGCACGCCGAGGGAGCGCATGACCTCGCGGCTGCCCTCGACCGACCAGGACGGCATGGGCATGCCACCGGACTCGACGCCGTGGGAGACGAGCCAGTCCCGGTAGAAGCCGGGGACGACGTGGTGGTGGGTGTCGATGCGCGTGGCGGGCAGGACGGGCACGGTGAGGCTCCTTCGGTCGCGATCGAACCTAGGGCTGGTGTGCTGGGTAAGGCTGTCCTCACACAGCGCTCACAGGGTCGCCATGACCTTTCCCTGGCACCCTCCGAGCGTGCGGGACTGGACTCGCTCCCATGACCACAGCGACACAGGGCCTGCGCCTCGCGCCGGCCCGCACCGCTCGCGGCGCCGGTCGCCCCGCCCGCCGCACCCTCAACGCCGCCACCGCACGCGCCTGTCTCACCGCCGGCGTGCTCGCGGCCACCGCCGGGCTCGGCCTCGGCGTCCTCCTCGCCGCTGCCCTCGAGACGAGCCTGCCGGCCCGGTTCTCGGCCGTCTGGGCCCT from Actinomyces radicidentis includes these protein-coding regions:
- a CDS encoding Gfo/Idh/MocA family protein, with protein sequence MTSTSTSPATTPVRFGVVGAGFIARWFMEAAAVLPQVEVVAVTSAHAERAAAFAAEHGIGASYSSLPEMLAAGAPGGTTPFDVVYVGSPNALHAEQTVAALEAGFHVLVEKPFALRAQEAEAMVAAARRADRFLMEGWLPAFEPGTAAIREALPRLGTGEAGPHRALLVKEQYSSRMDRFRAGELPPAFDPSLGGGSLMDLGVYPISMAIHLFGAPVRIRATGRLLRSGADSHGTVVLEYDRLPDGSPADLEVVCLHSKTSTNGTLSEVAADRAVLTLDDCQWPREIALRTPDGAEHLPVDATWPAGAVVPDGAGAPPVLARELAEVCRLVRSGARESDLHPLAASLAVVRVLEEARTQVGVRFLGDAGGRMSA
- a CDS encoding amidohydrolase family protein; this translates as MPVLPATRIDTHHHVVPGFYRDWLVSHGVESGGMPMPSWSVEGSREVMRSLGVRTALLSVSTPGVDPWPAADAAAVARDLNDFTTQIVRTHAATFGHLATIPLPDVDASVNEAVRALDELGADGVVLLGNARGTYLGDASYEPLMRVLDEHDAVVLIHPSELPGGAAPGIPAYAADFLLDTTRAAVSLCRSGVLDRYPRIRWILSHGGGIIPYAAPRVAQSASVNGKPLEGLRLLRRFYYDTALTPFVTSMPALLRFAKPGHVVFGSDYPFAAPWIGRSFAAMLRAYPKLSGRAINHSAAERLFPRLER
- a CDS encoding MarC family protein, with product MAAIFDLTLFATSFMTILVIQDPLGAIPIFLSLTSRQTSEQRRRSAGQATLVSFGVILVFAIFGRYILRFLGITVPALQFSGGLLLLLVALELLTDKVDESPNPDDSIANAALVPLGTPLLAGPGAIVAAMVAVESASEPLVGWLTVSLALLATHVVIWLTLRFSLPLHRVLGESMIRVLTRIFGLLLAAIAVQMMADGVFAYIDSHS
- a CDS encoding aminopeptidase P family protein, translated to MTTSEQSSTPAAEQPQSLAQRGNNRSRQPQNEAFRDFIGSGWGPRPSDLPERNASAPWAAARREALGARFPGERLVLPAGPLKTRNNDCDYRFRPHSAFAHLAGTGTDFEPDAVLVLEPLTAPGEPVADGAPTHEAVLYFRPRASRSSEEFYGNPRYGELWVGVRPSAEEVEAATGIRVAHIDTLGDALAKDAGADGVQLRVIAEADENVTALVDQVREAAGLASGQAASQVDDGLAEAASELRLVKDAWEVDELQKAVDATKAGFDDLIRSIPRATGHWRGERVLEGAFGARAREEGNGLGYDTIAAAGDHANTLHWINNDGAVRSGELVLVDAGVEVDSLYTADVTRTIPVDGCFTEPQRRVYQAVLDAAKAALARANEPGCRFRDVHNAAMAVIAQRVEEWGLLPEGVTAADSLGPEGGYHRRWMIHGTSHHLGLDVHDCAQARREMSMDAELVPGMVFTIEPGLYFRADDLRVPEELRGIGVRIEDDVVVREDGAVEYLTAGVPREADDVEAWVSGLIAD
- a CDS encoding PHP domain-containing protein, which codes for MRIDPHTHSAFSDGTDAPAELMALAAQAGLDVVGLTDHDTTAGWDEAASAVAASGVTLLRGTEISCSAAGVTLHLLAYLFDPEDAALGAAFARARESRATRAQRIVERLSADYPITWEDVLTQAASTRTIGRPHIADALVAAGSFPDRSAAFAGPLATSSPYYVHHWALDPVEACELVRGAGGVPVAAHPRAGRRQRHLVPDETFAAMAEAGLAALEVDHRDHDPAQREAARALAERLGIGMSGSSDYHGTGKPNRLGENLMPEGLLTRIVDEGALSLIRP